ACCGCACCGGGCTGCTGACCGCGCTCCTGGACCACTCCGAGAAGCTGTTCCAGGCCGCGTTCCTGAGCGGCCCCGCGCCGCTGGGGCCGGGCGCGGAGCCCGTGGCGCGCCTGAGGGCCTTCGGTATCGCCATGCTGCGGCGCGCCGTCGACGAGCTCGACCTGCAGCTCGCGGCCGAGCCCGGACCGGAGCGCCGCTACTTCGTGCCCCCGCGCCGGGTCCACCACAGCCACCTGGTGCTGCTGCTGCGCCAGGCGGCGCCGGACGCGGACGCCGAACTGCTCGCCCACACGCTGATGGGGTACCTCAGTCCCGTCCTCGTCCACCACCTCACCCGGCAGTGCGGCATGCCGCGGGCGCGACTGGAGACCGGCTGGAGCGAACTGGTCGACCGGGTGACCGGCGGGGTGGCGACCGAAGCGGCGGCTGGGCTCGCGACCGAGGCGGCGGCTGGGGCGGCGACGGGCTGAGCCTGAATTCAGGGCTGAGCCGTGAAGAGCTCGACCACGGCCTGCGGCGCGTCCTCGGCGAACAGCGACACACCGTTGCGGGCGGACTCCGCCGCGGCTGCCGCGCTGCGCGGGAACAGCTTCTCCTCGTAGGCGGCCAGCGCGGCTTCGGGCTCGCCCGGGTGCGCGGCGAGGGCCAGGCCCAGTTCGGCGCCGTCCAGCATCGCGAGGTTGGCGCCCTCGCCCGCGAACGGTGACATCAGGTGGGCGGCGTCGCCCAGCAGCGTGATGCCGGGGACGCGCTCCCAGCGGTGACCGACCGGCAGGGCGTGGACCGGACGCGGCACCAGCGGCCCGTCGGCGTCCGCGATCAGCGCCCGCAGGCTCTTGTCCCAGTCCGCGAAGTGCCCCAGGACGTGACTCTTGGCCGCCTCGGTGCCGGCGGGGTCGACGCCGTCCGCCCAGTCCTCGGGAACCCGGAGAGCGACGTAGACGTGCAGGCTGCCGTCGGGCTCGCGGTGGGCGAGGACGCCCCGGCCGGCGCCGAGCGCGAAGAGGGACCCGCCGCCCACGACCCCGGCGCTCGCCGGATGCCGTACGTCCGCGTCCCGCAGGTCCGCCTCGACGAACGACACGCCCGTGTAGGCGGGCCGGGTGGCGGAGAGCAGCGGGCGGATCCGCGACCAGGCCCCGTCGGCGCCGACCAGCAGGTCCGTGGTGAAGGCGGAGCCGTCCTCGAGGGTCACCTCGTGCCGTCCGTCGCCCAACGCCCGCGCGCCGGTGACCTTGGCGCCCCAGCGGACCGTTCCGTCGGGCAGCGAGCCCAGCAGCAGGGCGCGCAGTGCGCCCCGGTCGACCTCGGGACGCCCGCCGTTCCCGTCGTCGTCCCGCTCGAAACGGACCACCGCGTCCTTGTCGAGGACCCGCGTGGCCTCACCGCCGGGCAGGATCAGCGCCCTGAACTCCTCGTACAGTCCGGCGGCGCGCAACGCCTCCTGGCCTGACTCCTCGTGCAGGTCGAGCATGCCGCCCTGGGCGCGGGCGGTGGGGGAGGCGTCCAGGTCGAAGACGGCCGACTCGACGCCGTGCACGCCTAACACCCGGGCGAGGCTGAGGCCGCCGAGTCCGGCGCCGACGATGGCTATGCGGTGATGCATGAGACTCCTTCGTTCCTACGTGTCTTCGTGTTCGTACCTACGTGTCTTCGTGCGTGTCTTCGTGTCGTCCTGCGTCACTCGGGTACGGGGGTCCGCTCGATGCCGCTGATCAGTGCCTGGAACCCCCAGGCGAGGCGGGCCTCCGGCGGGCCCGAGAGCAGCGGTCCGGTGAGGCCGGCGATGTGCGGGTGGGTCCGTGCCGAGGCCGCGCGCAGTGCGCCGCTGAGGGCGTCCCAGTCCTCCTGGGAGGCCTCGCCGGCGTGCTCGGCGGCCGTCGCGGTGGCGTGCTGGAGCAGCAGGTCCACGCCCCACGCGGCCTGCGCGGGCGCCACCCCGCCCTCGTCGAGCAGCGCCAGCAGGGTTTCGATCAGGTTCAGGTAGTGCGGGCCGCTGGGCCAGGCGGTGAGCGCCGAGCGGGCCAGGTCCGGGTGGTCGAGCAGCATCGCGGTGTACGCGGTGAGCACCCGCTCCAGCCGCTCGCGCCAGCTTCCCCCGGCCGGGGCCGGTCCGATCGTGCCCAGCAGCTCGTCGAGGACGGCCGCGTGCAGCTCCGCCGTGTTGCGGACGTACACGTACAGGGAGGCGGGGCCGGTGTCGAGCTCCTGGGCCAGGCGACGCATGGTCACCTTCCGCAGCCCTTCGGTGCGCAGCACCGCCACGGCGGCGGCCACGATGCCCTCCCTGGTCAGGGCGGGTTTGGCCGGGCGCTCACGGCGGCTGCGCGGGGTGTCGGGTCGTGCTGTCATGTCCCCAAGCTAGCGAACATGTTCGTCACGAACAAGTATGTCGCGAACATGTTCGTTGACGGTTCATCGGATTTGAACGTCCCCCGCCTGTCACGCCGCGCACAGCTTCTGCCAAGATGCCGTACGTCATGGTGCAGATACCGAACACGCCCGCGCCGACGAAGCCGCCGGCGCCGCGCCCCGTGCCCACGAGCGCCGACGTGGCCCGCCTGGCCGGCGTCTCGCGCGCGACCGTCTCCTACGTCCTGAACAACACCAACGCCGTACGCATCAGCGAGCCCACCCGCCGCCGCGTCCACGAGGCCGCCAAGGAACTCGGGTACGTGCCGCACGCGGCCGCCCGCACCCTGCGCGCCGGACACAGCCGCATGGTCCTGATGCCCGCCCTGCCCGTCCCGGCGGGGCCGCTCTACAGCCAGTTCGTGCACGACTTCCAGGGCGCCCTCAGCCGCCTCGACTACACCGTCGTCCAGTACGGCGCGAGCGGACTGCCCGCCGACGACGCCGCCCGCGCGTGGGCCGAGCTGCGGCCGGTCGCCGTGCTGATGCCCGGTCCCGGCCTCGGCCCGGCGGGGGTGGCGGTCCTCAAGCGCTCCGGCGCGCGGGCCGTGGTCACCCTCAGCTCCGAGCGGGTCGAGGGCGCCCACGCGCTGCTTCTGGACCAGACCGGCGTCGGGCGCAGCGCCGCCGGGCACCTGTACGAGCGCGGCCGGCGCCGGATCGGTGCGGTCGTCCCCGAGGAGAGCGGCATGGAGATGTTCGCAGCGCCCCGCCTCGCCGGCTCCCGTGAGGCCGTGCACGGCACCGACGCGACCGTCACCGAGCTGCCGCTCGCCTACACCGAGGAGGCAGCGGCGGCTCTCGCAGCCCGCTGGCGCGGCCTCGGCCTCGACGCCGTGTTCGCCTACAACGACGAGTACGCCATGCTGCTGATGCGCGCCCTGCAGGACGAGGGCTTACGCGTGCCCGAGGAGGTGGCCGTCATCGGCGCCGACGACCTCATGCTCGGCCGCCTGCTGCGGCCCAGACTCAGCACCGTCCGGATCGCGCTGCCCTCCGGCCGCGACCTCGCCTCACTGGTCGACCGCGCGGTCCGCAACCCCGCGGCGGCCCCCGAGTCGCACGAACTCTTCGAAGCCACGGTGGTGCACCGCGACTCCAGCTGACCCGCGCTCTTCCGGTGGCGGGATCTCCAGGTCTCCGAACGTCCAACTTCCCGGATCTCCAGGTCCGTCCCCGTATCGCCAAGTCCCCGACACCAAGTCCCCGAATGTCCAACTCCCGTGCCTGACACGGGACTTCGGCGACAAGTACCCGACGGGACACGGGTTTCGGACGCGGCACATGACTAGGATGTTGCACGCTCAACCAGATGGGGATGTGTTCGGCCATCGGAGCCAGGTCGCCCGGCTGCGCCCGATCACCGCATCCCGCCACGCCGCAGCCGAACCGGCGGCGAAAACACGGGACTTCGGACTTCCGCCGCCCGTGTGAGCCGTCAGTCCCGCGGGTCCACCGATCGGAGAGCCGTCATGCCCTTGCTCGACCCCCAGACCTGGCAGTCCCGCACCCTCTCGGGCCCCCGACACACCGTCACCGAGCCCGCCACCGGCGACGCGCTGGGCACGGTCGTCCTCGCGAGCGGTGCGGACATCGCGCCGGCCGCCGAGGCCGCCCGCGCCGCGCAGGCCGAGTGGGCGCGCCTGCCGCACTTCGTCCGCGCCGGAGTGCTCCGCAAGGCCGGTGACCTGTTCGCCGCGCACGCCGACGAACTGCGCGACTGGATCGTCCGCGAGTCCGGCTCCATCCCCGGCAAGGCCGACTTCGAACTGCACGTCGCCGCCCAGGAGTGCTACGAGGCCGCCGCCCTCGCCTCCCGCCCGGCCGGCCAGATCCTGCCCAGTGAGGCACCCCGGCTCTCCTACACCCGGCGCGTCCCCGTCGGCGTCGTGGGGGTCATCTCGCCGTTCAACGCCCCGCTGATCCTCTCCATCCGCTCCGTCGCCCCCGCCCTCGCGCTCGGCAACGCGGTCGTCCTCAAGCCGGACCCGCGCACGGCGGTGTGCGGCGGCCTGGCGCTGGCCGCGGTCTTCGCGGAGGCGGGCCTGCCCGAGGGCCTGCTGCACGTCCTGCCGGGCGGCGCCGAGACCGGCGCGGCCCTGGTCGCCGACCCGCGCGTGCCGGTGATCTCCTTCACCGGCTCCACCACGGCCGGCCGCGCCGTCGGCGAGGCCGCCGGACGCCACCTCAAGCGCGCCCACCTGGAACTCGGCGGCAACTCCGCCCTGATCGTGCTGGCCGACGCCGACCTGGACGCGGTGATCTCCACGGCCGCCTGGGGCTCCTTCTTCCACCAGGGCCAGATCTGCATGACCACCGGCCGCCACCTGGTGCACGCCTCCCTCTACGAGGAGTACGTCGAGCGGCTCGCGGCGAAGGCCGACGCCCTCGCCGTCGGCGACCCGCACCGCGCGCAGGTCCACCTCGGCCCGCTCATCGACGACGGCCAACTCGCCAAGGTGCACGGCCTGGTGGAGGCCAGCACGGCGGCCGGCGCGAAGCTCGCCGCGGGCGGCACGCACGAGAACCTCTTCTACCGGCCGACGGTCCTCGCGGGCGTCGACGACACCACCCCCGCCTACGCGGAGGAGGTCTTCGGCCCGGTGGCCCCGGTGCGCTCCTTCAGCACGGAGGACGAGGCGGCGGCCCTGGCCGCGCGCAGCTCCTACGGCCTCTCGCTCGGCATCGTCACCCGGGACACCACCCGCGGCCTCGACCTCGCCGAACGCATCCCGACCGGCATCGTCCACATCAACGACCAGACGGTGAACGACGAGGCCGTCGCCCCCTTCGGCGGACTCGCCGCCTCCGGCACCGGCGCCCGCTTCGGCGGCGAGGCCAACCTGGAGGCCTTCACCGACGTGCGCTGGACGACCGTCCGGGGCGACGTCGCACCGTACCCGTTCTAGGACCTACAGGACCTGGAGGACCTGGAGGACCCGTTCCAGGGCTACTCGCTCTTGGCCTGCTCCGCCTCGACCGACTTGCGGACCTCGTCCATGTCCAGCTTGCGCGCCTGTCCGATGACGTCCGTCAGGGCGGCCTCGGGCAGCGCGCCCGGCTGGGCGAACACGGCGACCCGGTCCCGGACGATCATCAGCGTCGGGATCGACTGGATACCGAAGGCCGCGGCCAGCTCCGGCTGCGCCTCGGTGTCCACCTTGCCGAACACCAGGTCGGGGTTGTCCTGCGCCGCCTTCTCGTACACCGGCGCGAACTGACGGCACGGCCCGCACCACGACGCCCAGAAGTCGATCAGGACGAAGTCGTTGTCCGTGACCGTCTGGTCGAAGTTCTCCTTGGTGAGCTCCACGGTGCTGCTCATGACCTGAATCCTTCTTCCCTTGTGGGTTCCCGGTGGGTTGCCGGTGGGTTCCCCGAGCGGGGGCGAACCGTCCGGACAACACGGCGGCCCGGACACGTATTCCGCGCCCCTACCCGTGTGGCCACCCCGCACACCACCCACCAGACTGACCCCATGACGGAAACGGAAAACATCGCGTACGACGTCGTGGTGCTCGGGGCCGGTCCCGTAGGGGAGAACGTCGCCGACCGCACCCGCGCGGCCGGTCTCACCACCGCGGTCGTCGAGAGCGAGCTCGTCGGCGGTGAGTGCTCGTACTGGGCCTGCATGCCCAGCAAGGCCCTGCTGCGCCCGGTCATCGCCCGCGCCGACGCCCGCCGCCTGCCCGGCCTGCGCCAGGCGGTGCAGGGCCCCCTGGACGCGGCGGCGATCTTCGCCCGCCGCAACTGGTACACCGGCGACTGGACGGACGACGGCCAGGTCGACTGGCTCAAGAGCATCGGCGCCGACTTCCACCGTGGCCACGGACGACTGACCGGCCCGCGCACGGTGACCGTGGGGGACCGGGTCCTCACCGCCCGCCACGCCGTGGTCGTCGCCACCGGCACCCGCGCCGTCCTCCCCGACCTGCCGGGCCTCGCCGAGGTGAAGCCCTGGACCAGCAGGGAGGCCACCAGCGCCCAGTCCGTGCCCGGCCGGCTCGTCGTGGTCGGCGGCGGAGTCGTCGCCACCGAGATGGCGACCGCCTTCCAGGCCCTCGGCGCGCAGGTCACCGTCCTCGTCCGCGGCAAGGGCCTGCTCGACCGGATGGAACCGTTCGCG
The Streptomyces sp. NBC_01485 genome window above contains:
- a CDS encoding TetR/AcrR family transcriptional regulator encodes the protein MSAVLPPCPEPEETADRPELLQLGPVGEEPCLRADAARNRARLLDAAARLIAEHGAAGVTMEAVASAANVGKGTVFRRFGDRTGLLTALLDHSEKLFQAAFLSGPAPLGPGAEPVARLRAFGIAMLRRAVDELDLQLAAEPGPERRYFVPPRRVHHSHLVLLLRQAAPDADAELLAHTLMGYLSPVLVHHLTRQCGMPRARLETGWSELVDRVTGGVATEAAAGLATEAAAGAATG
- a CDS encoding aldehyde dehydrogenase family protein → MPLLDPQTWQSRTLSGPRHTVTEPATGDALGTVVLASGADIAPAAEAARAAQAEWARLPHFVRAGVLRKAGDLFAAHADELRDWIVRESGSIPGKADFELHVAAQECYEAAALASRPAGQILPSEAPRLSYTRRVPVGVVGVISPFNAPLILSIRSVAPALALGNAVVLKPDPRTAVCGGLALAAVFAEAGLPEGLLHVLPGGAETGAALVADPRVPVISFTGSTTAGRAVGEAAGRHLKRAHLELGGNSALIVLADADLDAVISTAAWGSFFHQGQICMTTGRHLVHASLYEEYVERLAAKADALAVGDPHRAQVHLGPLIDDGQLAKVHGLVEASTAAGAKLAAGGTHENLFYRPTVLAGVDDTTPAYAEEVFGPVAPVRSFSTEDEAAALAARSSYGLSLGIVTRDTTRGLDLAERIPTGIVHINDQTVNDEAVAPFGGLAASGTGARFGGEANLEAFTDVRWTTVRGDVAPYPF
- a CDS encoding LacI family DNA-binding transcriptional regulator, whose product is MPYVMVQIPNTPAPTKPPAPRPVPTSADVARLAGVSRATVSYVLNNTNAVRISEPTRRRVHEAAKELGYVPHAAARTLRAGHSRMVLMPALPVPAGPLYSQFVHDFQGALSRLDYTVVQYGASGLPADDAARAWAELRPVAVLMPGPGLGPAGVAVLKRSGARAVVTLSSERVEGAHALLLDQTGVGRSAAGHLYERGRRRIGAVVPEESGMEMFAAPRLAGSREAVHGTDATVTELPLAYTEEAAAALAARWRGLGLDAVFAYNDEYAMLLMRALQDEGLRVPEEVAVIGADDLMLGRLLRPRLSTVRIALPSGRDLASLVDRAVRNPAAAPESHELFEATVVHRDSS
- a CDS encoding FAD-dependent oxidoreductase; its protein translation is MHHRIAIVGAGLGGLSLARVLGVHGVESAVFDLDASPTARAQGGMLDLHEESGQEALRAAGLYEEFRALILPGGEATRVLDKDAVVRFERDDDGNGGRPEVDRGALRALLLGSLPDGTVRWGAKVTGARALGDGRHEVTLEDGSAFTTDLLVGADGAWSRIRPLLSATRPAYTGVSFVEADLRDADVRHPASAGVVGGGSLFALGAGRGVLAHREPDGSLHVYVALRVPEDWADGVDPAGTEAAKSHVLGHFADWDKSLRALIADADGPLVPRPVHALPVGHRWERVPGITLLGDAAHLMSPFAGEGANLAMLDGAELGLALAAHPGEPEAALAAYEEKLFPRSAAAAAESARNGVSLFAEDAPQAVVELFTAQP
- a CDS encoding TetR/AcrR family transcriptional regulator — protein: MTARPDTPRSRRERPAKPALTREGIVAAAVAVLRTEGLRKVTMRRLAQELDTGPASLYVYVRNTAELHAAVLDELLGTIGPAPAGGSWRERLERVLTAYTAMLLDHPDLARSALTAWPSGPHYLNLIETLLALLDEGGVAPAQAAWGVDLLLQHATATAAEHAGEASQEDWDALSGALRAASARTHPHIAGLTGPLLSGPPEARLAWGFQALISGIERTPVPE
- the trxA gene encoding thioredoxin encodes the protein MSSTVELTKENFDQTVTDNDFVLIDFWASWCGPCRQFAPVYEKAAQDNPDLVFGKVDTEAQPELAAAFGIQSIPTLMIVRDRVAVFAQPGALPEAALTDVIGQARKLDMDEVRKSVEAEQAKSE